Proteins found in one Pseudomonas sp. P8_241 genomic segment:
- a CDS encoding glycoside hydrolase family 15 protein, whose translation MADHPECQSTIDAHGIIGDMRSAALVNDKGSVDFFCWPEFDSPSIFCSLLDSPEAGIFQLSPDLPDARREQIYLPDTNVLQTRWLSDRAVVEVTDLLPIGDTEDDRPLLMRRICLVSGRATLRLHCAVRHDYARAVTRARMDKKDVIFEAPDQPSLRLSSGQALQIEGNAAVAEFTLEQGQSTEFLLGAIDDPRFKEGAAALCLERTLKFWRDWIGQSNYRGRWREMVNRSALAMKLLTSRKHGAILAAATFGLPETPGGERNWDYRFTWIRDASFTVYAFMRLGFVEEANAYMRWLRGRVSDCQGKPMKLNILYAIDGHQELPEIELPHLRGHGGARPVRIGNQAYEQVQLDIFGELMDAIYLVNKYGEAISHDGWKHTVEVVDQVCETWNQKDVGIWEMRGEQYHFLHSRLMCWVALDRAIRLASKRSLPAPFARWDQTRQAIYADIWNNFWDEQRGHFVQHIGGTGLDGSMLLMPLVRFVSARDPRWLSTLQAIEKTLVRDGMIYRYRNDDSQIDGLPGTEGAFAACSFWYVECLARAGQVDKAHLEFEQLLRYANPLGLYAEEFDSHARHMGNTPQALTHLALISAACFLDRKLSGEKSFWQP comes from the coding sequence ATGGCTGATCACCCCGAATGCCAAAGCACCATCGACGCCCACGGCATCATCGGCGACATGCGCAGTGCGGCGCTGGTCAATGACAAGGGTAGCGTGGACTTTTTCTGCTGGCCGGAATTCGACAGTCCGTCGATCTTCTGTTCTCTGCTGGACAGCCCCGAAGCGGGAATTTTTCAATTGTCCCCGGACTTGCCAGACGCCCGCCGGGAACAGATCTACCTGCCCGACACCAACGTGCTGCAAACCCGCTGGCTCAGCGACCGCGCCGTGGTCGAAGTCACCGATCTGCTGCCGATTGGCGACACCGAGGACGACCGTCCGCTGCTGATGCGCAGGATTTGCCTGGTCAGCGGTCGCGCCACTTTGCGCCTGCACTGCGCCGTTCGGCATGACTACGCCCGCGCCGTCACCCGCGCCCGTATGGATAAAAAAGACGTGATTTTTGAAGCGCCTGATCAACCGTCCTTGCGACTGTCTTCGGGTCAAGCGTTGCAAATCGAAGGCAATGCCGCCGTCGCCGAGTTCACTCTGGAACAAGGCCAGAGCACTGAATTTCTGCTCGGTGCCATCGATGATCCGCGCTTCAAGGAAGGCGCCGCCGCCCTGTGCCTGGAACGCACCCTGAAGTTCTGGCGCGACTGGATCGGCCAGTCCAATTACCGTGGGCGCTGGCGGGAGATGGTCAATCGCTCGGCCCTGGCCATGAAGCTGCTGACGTCGCGCAAACACGGGGCCATTCTCGCCGCCGCGACCTTCGGCCTGCCGGAAACGCCCGGTGGCGAACGCAACTGGGACTATCGCTTCACCTGGATCCGCGACGCCTCGTTCACCGTCTACGCCTTCATGCGTCTGGGCTTCGTCGAAGAGGCCAATGCCTACATGCGCTGGCTGCGCGGGCGGGTCAGCGATTGCCAGGGCAAGCCGATGAAACTCAACATTCTGTACGCCATCGACGGTCACCAGGAATTGCCGGAGATTGAACTCCCGCACCTTCGCGGCCACGGCGGCGCCCGGCCGGTACGTATCGGCAACCAGGCGTATGAACAGGTCCAGCTCGACATCTTTGGCGAGCTGATGGACGCTATCTATCTGGTCAACAAATACGGCGAAGCCATCTCCCATGATGGCTGGAAGCACACGGTGGAAGTGGTCGATCAGGTGTGCGAAACCTGGAACCAAAAGGATGTCGGCATCTGGGAAATGCGCGGCGAGCAATACCACTTCCTGCATTCGCGCCTGATGTGCTGGGTCGCGTTGGACCGGGCCATTCGCCTGGCTTCAAAACGCTCGTTGCCCGCACCGTTCGCTCGTTGGGACCAGACACGCCAGGCAATCTACGCCGACATCTGGAACAACTTCTGGGATGAACAGCGCGGGCATTTCGTTCAGCACATCGGTGGAACCGGGCTGGATGGTTCGATGTTGCTGATGCCGCTGGTGCGCTTCGTCAGCGCCCGTGATCCGCGCTGGCTGTCGACCCTGCAAGCCATCGAAAAAACCCTGGTGCGCGACGGCATGATCTACCGCTACCGCAACGACGACAGCCAGATCGACGGCTTGCCCGGCACCGAAGGCGCCTTCGCCGCGTGCTCGTTCTGGTACGTCGAATGCCTGGCCCGCGCAGGTCAAGTGGACAAGGCTCATCTGGAATTCGAACAACTGCTCAGGTATGCCAACCCGTTGGGACTCTACGCCGAAGAATTCGACAGTCACGCACGCCACATGGGCAACACGCCGCAAGCGTTGACGCACCTGGCGCTGATCAGCGCTGCGTGTTTTCTGGATCGCAAATTGAGTGGGGAAAAGAGCTTCTGGCAGCCTTGA
- a CDS encoding GlxA family transcriptional regulator translates to MPKTIHVLAFANVQLLDVTGPLQVFASANDIARQRGLPTPYAPSVIASGGGPVMSSAGLALLAEPLPEQGSDTLVIAGGWGVYAAAEDASMVAWVREHARGCRRVCSVCTGAFLLAASGWLDGRRVVTHWTRCEQLAQQHPQLQVEPNPIFINDGPVWTSAGVTAGIDLALAMVEEDLGRSMALEVARQLVVFLKRPGGQSQFSVTLSLQKDGNRFDELHAWISENLTKDLGVPTLALQAGMSERSFVRHYRADTGQTPARAIELIRVETARRLLSDTGVPIKRVAVQCGFGSEETLRRSFLRAMGVTPQAYRERFSVSAAADPVH, encoded by the coding sequence ATGCCGAAAACCATTCACGTACTTGCCTTCGCCAACGTGCAATTGCTCGATGTCACCGGGCCGTTGCAGGTATTCGCTTCGGCCAATGACATTGCCCGTCAGCGAGGTTTGCCAACACCCTATGCGCCCTCGGTGATCGCCAGCGGCGGTGGGCCAGTCATGTCATCAGCCGGGCTGGCGCTGTTGGCCGAGCCATTGCCGGAGCAAGGCAGCGACACCCTGGTCATTGCCGGTGGCTGGGGCGTCTACGCGGCAGCGGAGGATGCGTCGATGGTGGCGTGGGTGCGCGAACATGCACGCGGATGTCGGCGGGTTTGCTCGGTGTGCACCGGGGCGTTCCTGCTGGCGGCCAGTGGCTGGCTCGATGGCCGACGCGTCGTTACACACTGGACCCGCTGCGAGCAACTGGCGCAGCAGCACCCGCAATTACAGGTCGAACCCAATCCGATCTTCATCAACGACGGCCCGGTCTGGACCTCGGCCGGCGTGACCGCCGGCATTGACCTGGCACTGGCCATGGTAGAAGAAGACCTTGGGCGCAGCATGGCGCTGGAAGTTGCCCGGCAATTGGTGGTGTTTCTCAAGCGTCCGGGCGGCCAGTCGCAATTCAGCGTGACCCTGTCCTTGCAAAAAGACGGCAACCGGTTCGATGAACTTCACGCCTGGATCAGCGAAAATCTCACCAAGGATCTCGGCGTCCCGACCCTGGCGTTACAGGCCGGCATGAGCGAGCGCAGCTTCGTCCGCCACTACCGCGCCGACACCGGCCAGACCCCGGCCCGGGCCATCGAGCTGATTCGGGTCGAGACCGCGCGGCGCTTGCTCAGCGATACCGGCGTGCCGATCAAACGCGTCGCGGTGCAATGCGGCTTCGGCAGCGAAGAAACCCTGCGCCGCAGTTTCCTGCGGGCAATGGGCGTGACGCCACAGGCTTATCGGGAGCGGTTTTCTGTCAGTGCAGCAGCAGATCCGGTGCACTGA
- the inhA gene encoding isonitrile hydratase — translation MTLQIGFLLFPQVQQLDLTGPYDVLASLPDVKVHLIWKDLMPITASTGLMLKPTTTFEDCPALDVICVPGGSGVGPLMEDDETLAFLKTQAANARYVTSVCTGSLVLGAAGLLKGKRATTHWAYHELLAPLGAIAVQDRVVRDGNLLTGGGITAGIDFALTLAAELFDKATAELVQLQLEYAPAPPFAAGSPETAPASVLEEASQRAAGSLKLRAQITQRAAAKLDRQ, via the coding sequence ATGACGTTGCAGATCGGTTTTCTGTTGTTTCCACAGGTTCAACAACTAGACCTGACCGGCCCCTACGATGTGCTGGCCTCGTTGCCGGATGTGAAAGTGCACCTGATCTGGAAAGACCTGATGCCCATCACCGCCAGCACCGGTCTGATGCTGAAACCGACCACTACGTTCGAAGATTGCCCGGCACTGGATGTGATCTGTGTTCCGGGTGGCAGCGGCGTCGGCCCCTTGATGGAAGATGACGAAACCCTGGCCTTTCTCAAGACCCAAGCCGCCAACGCGCGCTACGTCACCTCCGTGTGCACCGGCTCGCTGGTGCTTGGCGCAGCCGGATTGCTCAAGGGCAAACGTGCCACCACTCATTGGGCGTACCACGAACTGCTGGCGCCGTTGGGGGCGATTGCGGTTCAGGACCGCGTCGTTCGCGACGGCAATCTGCTGACCGGTGGCGGCATCACCGCCGGCATCGATTTTGCTCTGACCCTGGCCGCAGAGCTGTTCGACAAGGCCACCGCCGAGCTGGTGCAGCTGCAACTGGAATACGCTCCAGCGCCGCCATTTGCCGCGGGCAGCCCCGAGACAGCACCGGCCAGCGTGCTTGAGGAGGCGAGCCAACGTGCCGCTGGCTCGTTGAAATTGCGTGCGCAAATTACTCAGCGCGCAGCAGCGAAACTTGACCGTCAGTGA
- a CDS encoding SRPBCC family protein — MNPASDRIERKILLKAKRSQVWRVVANAEVFGQWFGVALEGKRFVAGEWTQGKVTYPGYEHVLWNVLVERVEPERLFSFRWHPYAVNAQIDYSQEPTTLVKFELEDHEDGTLLKVSESGFDHIPDVRREKAFRMDSRGWEEQMNNIEQFLSESAKGHPREG; from the coding sequence ATGAACCCAGCATCTGATCGCATCGAAAGGAAAATCCTGCTCAAGGCCAAGCGTTCTCAGGTCTGGCGCGTGGTGGCCAATGCCGAAGTGTTCGGACAGTGGTTTGGCGTTGCGCTGGAGGGCAAGCGTTTCGTCGCCGGTGAGTGGACCCAGGGTAAGGTCACGTACCCGGGGTATGAGCATGTCTTGTGGAATGTTCTGGTCGAGCGGGTCGAGCCGGAGCGGCTGTTTTCGTTTCGCTGGCACCCTTATGCGGTAAACGCGCAGATCGACTATTCCCAGGAACCGACCACCCTGGTCAAGTTCGAACTGGAAGACCACGAAGACGGCACGCTGCTCAAGGTCTCGGAGTCCGGGTTCGATCACATTCCCGACGTACGCCGGGAAAAAGCCTTCCGCATGGACAGCCGCGGTTGGGAAGAGCAGATGAACAACATCGAGCAGTTTTTGAGCGAGAGCGCCAAGGGCCACCCGCGTGAGGGTTGA
- a CDS encoding lysozyme inhibitor LprI family protein produces the protein MKLRFFLALAPLLPSAGVFAVDCDNASDQTTMNQCAAQQHAAADKELNALYQQINSRLKGNPDNKKLLVGAQRAWVAFRDAECKFSASGVTGGSVYPLIYSNCTTELTKARVQTFRNYLKCQEGDMSCPVPGG, from the coding sequence ATGAAACTACGCTTTTTCCTCGCGCTGGCGCCGCTGTTGCCGAGCGCGGGCGTTTTCGCCGTGGATTGCGACAACGCCAGTGACCAAACGACGATGAACCAGTGCGCGGCGCAGCAGCATGCGGCGGCCGACAAGGAGTTGAATGCGTTGTATCAGCAGATCAATTCACGGCTCAAAGGCAACCCGGACAACAAAAAGTTGCTGGTGGGCGCGCAGCGCGCCTGGGTGGCTTTTCGCGATGCCGAGTGCAAGTTCTCGGCGTCCGGGGTGACCGGTGGGAGTGTGTATCCGTTGATCTACAGCAACTGCACCACAGAGCTGACAAAGGCACGGGTTCAGACGTTCAGGAACTACCTGAAGTGTCAGGAAGGGGATATGAGTTGTCCGGTGCCGGGGGGTTGA
- the peaD gene encoding quinohemoprotein amine dehydrogenase subunit beta has protein sequence MHSIKACGLAAFAVLSTFSLSLLADENSVLQDGHEYMVTTNYPNNLHVIDLATDTLFKTCKMPDAFGPGTVQLSPDRKTAYVLNNHYADIYGVELDSCKQVFHASITQKPGEKAKSMFAFTLSHDGKELFTVANPTLMMNDRYEVQQPRLDVYKTDAGMDAKPVRSFPAPRQLTIMQSGDDGTLYVAGADVYKVNVQTGKFDVLIPSRHWKRPNYSAPDVLYVWNQQTYRHDFSLLYTAAKFKDKKQDPATAEYLYGLFSVDLKTGKTETTDFGPLTEIYFSGMRSPKDPNLMFGVLNRLAKYDIKQKKMLQSATLDHSYYCISFNKDGSKIYLAGTFNDVAIFDADSLKQTGSIKLPGGDMAITTAQIFVR, from the coding sequence ATGCACAGCATCAAAGCCTGCGGCCTGGCCGCTTTCGCCGTCCTGAGCACGTTTTCGCTCAGTCTCCTGGCCGATGAAAACAGCGTATTGCAAGACGGTCACGAATACATGGTGACCACCAACTACCCGAACAACCTGCACGTGATCGATCTGGCGACCGACACGCTGTTCAAGACCTGCAAGATGCCTGACGCCTTCGGGCCCGGCACCGTGCAACTGTCACCGGATCGCAAGACCGCCTATGTGCTGAACAATCACTATGCGGATATCTACGGCGTCGAACTGGACAGTTGCAAGCAGGTATTCCACGCCAGCATCACCCAGAAGCCGGGGGAAAAAGCGAAGTCGATGTTCGCCTTCACCCTCAGCCACGACGGCAAGGAACTGTTCACCGTCGCCAACCCGACGTTGATGATGAACGACCGCTATGAAGTGCAACAGCCACGGCTCGACGTGTACAAGACCGATGCGGGCATGGACGCCAAGCCTGTGCGTAGTTTCCCGGCGCCGCGCCAGCTGACCATCATGCAGAGCGGTGACGATGGCACGCTGTACGTGGCCGGCGCGGACGTCTACAAGGTCAATGTGCAAACCGGAAAATTCGATGTGCTGATTCCCAGCCGGCACTGGAAACGCCCGAACTACAGCGCACCGGACGTGCTCTACGTGTGGAATCAGCAGACATATCGGCATGATTTTTCGCTGCTCTACACCGCGGCGAAATTCAAGGACAAGAAACAGGACCCGGCCACCGCCGAATACCTGTACGGTCTGTTCAGCGTCGACCTGAAGACCGGCAAGACCGAAACCACCGACTTCGGCCCTTTGACCGAAATCTACTTCAGCGGCATGCGCTCGCCGAAGGACCCTAACCTGATGTTCGGCGTGCTCAACCGCCTGGCCAAGTACGACATCAAACAGAAGAAGATGCTCCAGTCCGCCACGCTCGATCATTCCTACTACTGCATTTCCTTCAACAAGGACGGCAGCAAAATCTACCTGGCGGGGACGTTCAACGATGTGGCGATCTTCGATGCCGACAGCCTGAAACAGACGGGCAGCATCAAGTTGCCGGGCGGGGACATGGCGATTACCACGGCGCAGATTTTTGTCCGCTAA
- the qhpC gene encoding quinohemoprotein amine dehydrogenase subunit gamma → MKHLKAINNKALKLDQAADENRIEEVVAMSSVAGCASTTDPGWEIDAFGGVSSLCQPMEADLYGCSDPCWWPAQVPDMMSTYPDWNKDALASNDNWRNLGTVFPKDK, encoded by the coding sequence ATGAAACATCTCAAGGCAATCAATAACAAAGCGCTGAAGCTGGATCAGGCCGCGGATGAGAACCGCATTGAAGAAGTGGTGGCGATGAGTTCGGTGGCGGGCTGTGCCTCGACCACCGACCCTGGCTGGGAAATCGATGCGTTTGGCGGTGTGTCGTCGCTGTGCCAGCCGATGGAAGCCGACCTCTACGGTTGCTCTGACCCTTGCTGGTGGCCGGCCCAGGTGCCAGACATGATGAGCACCTACCCGGACTGGAACAAGGATGCCCTGGCGTCCAACGACAACTGGCGCAACCTCGGCACTGTCTTTCCAAAAGACAAGTAA
- the peaB gene encoding quinohemoprotein amine dehydrogenase maturation protein, with protein MGAILNLVERNLHEVHVDADRMLFHIPSSSLFASDELTGTIIDTLRGPGCSSDDLIQRLATRFNGEEITETLRELMALELVSDGSPLTPDIATKRVERTAINTVVLNVNTGCNLSCTYCYKEDLDKPSAGKKMDVETAIASVEMLLRESPDEERFTVVFFGGEPLSNRKLIEYMVDYCEKRFREAGKFVEFVMTTNATLLTEDTVDYLNAHRFGLSVSIDGPKTVHDRNRITVGGQGTYDVVRRKAQMLLSRYNSRPVGARVTLTTGVTDVETIWDHLFNELGFAEVGFAPVTSGDISSFNLTSDELVQVFANMKALGRRYLEAALEHRNIGFSNLHQLITDIHEGHKKALPCGAGLKMLAVDHKGELNLCHRFTGSSLPTFGNVHSGVKQVELNDFLSQRLDRTNTGCEDCQIRNLCSGGCYHESYARYGDPTHPTYHYCELMRDWVDFGIEVYTRIMANNPAFISSYITPRKAH; from the coding sequence ATGGGCGCTATCTTGAATCTGGTCGAACGCAACTTGCACGAAGTGCACGTCGACGCCGACCGCATGCTGTTTCACATCCCCAGCAGTTCGCTGTTCGCCAGCGATGAACTGACGGGCACCATCATCGACACCTTGCGCGGGCCGGGTTGCTCCTCGGACGACCTGATCCAGCGCCTGGCCACGCGTTTCAATGGCGAGGAAATCACCGAGACCCTGCGCGAGCTGATGGCCCTGGAACTGGTCAGCGACGGTTCGCCGCTGACCCCGGACATCGCCACCAAACGCGTCGAGCGCACGGCAATCAATACCGTGGTGCTCAACGTCAACACTGGCTGCAACCTGAGCTGCACGTATTGCTACAAGGAAGACCTCGACAAACCATCGGCAGGCAAGAAGATGGACGTCGAAACGGCGATCGCTTCGGTGGAAATGTTGCTCAGGGAATCCCCGGACGAAGAACGTTTCACCGTGGTGTTCTTCGGCGGCGAGCCGCTGAGCAATCGCAAGCTGATCGAGTACATGGTCGATTACTGTGAGAAGCGATTCCGCGAGGCGGGCAAGTTCGTCGAATTCGTCATGACCACCAACGCCACGCTGCTCACCGAAGACACCGTGGACTACCTCAATGCCCACCGCTTTGGTTTGTCAGTGAGCATCGACGGGCCGAAAACCGTGCACGACCGCAACCGCATCACCGTGGGCGGGCAGGGTACGTACGACGTGGTGCGGCGCAAGGCGCAGATGCTGCTGTCACGCTACAACAGCCGTCCGGTCGGTGCTCGCGTAACGCTCACCACCGGTGTGACCGACGTCGAAACCATCTGGGACCACCTGTTCAATGAACTGGGTTTTGCCGAAGTCGGCTTCGCGCCGGTGACTTCCGGCGACATCAGCAGCTTCAACCTCACCAGTGATGAACTGGTGCAGGTGTTCGCCAACATGAAGGCCCTCGGTCGACGCTATCTGGAAGCAGCGCTGGAGCACCGCAACATCGGTTTCTCCAATCTGCACCAGCTGATCACCGACATCCACGAAGGCCACAAAAAAGCCCTGCCATGCGGTGCGGGCCTGAAGATGCTGGCCGTGGATCACAAGGGTGAGCTGAACCTGTGCCACCGCTTTACCGGCTCGAGCCTGCCGACCTTCGGCAACGTCCACAGTGGGGTGAAACAGGTGGAATTGAACGACTTCCTGTCCCAGCGCCTGGACCGCACCAACACCGGCTGCGAAGACTGCCAGATCCGCAACCTGTGTTCCGGCGGCTGCTACCACGAGAGCTACGCCCGCTACGGCGACCCGACCCACCCGACCTATCACTACTGCGAACTGATGCGTGACTGGGTCGACTTCGGCATCGAGGTCTACACCCGGATCATGGCCAACAACCCTGCGTTCATCAGCAGTTACATCACTCCGCGCAAGGCTCACTGA
- the peaA gene encoding quinohemoprotein amine dehydrogenase subunit alpha codes for MKRRIRSGMSASLLAVAACVALHTPASLAARDAQTILKETCQGCHTPEADNALSRISHQRKTPEGWLMSIARMQTMHGLQISDDDRRTLVKYLADTQGLAPSETDGVRYAMERRLNTVEQFDDQTSQMCGRCHSGARVALQRRPAQEWERLVNFHLGQWPSLEYQALSRDRDWFDMARKEMVPLLAKRYPLDNPAWKKWQSVAPKADALVGDWSFSGHLPGKGELAGVMSVSADGSDTFKVSVKGQYADGTPFNGDGSAILYTGYEWRGNVTIDGVTMRQVFAAQGNAMQGRMFEAEHDERGLDFVAAKQGSQRLLAVQPGYLKAGSETQVTLIGSGLTGKPDFGKGVEVVEVIEQSPERIKVKLKAAANAQPGLRMVTVGALKGPSLSVYSKIASVKVVPQFSVARIGEGGGSTPKVQGRFDAEAWGKGADGKPYRIGVFPAQWTVEAFDDRAKEDEDVKFAGTMQADTGVFTPGDAGPNPARKMSTNNAGNLKVIAAVDDAGKSLTGEGHMIVTVQRWNNPPIP; via the coding sequence ATGAAGAGAAGAATCCGATCAGGCATGAGCGCCAGCCTGCTGGCCGTGGCCGCTTGCGTGGCCCTGCATACCCCCGCCAGCCTGGCAGCCCGCGACGCCCAGACCATCCTCAAGGAAACCTGTCAGGGCTGTCACACCCCCGAAGCCGATAACGCCCTCAGCCGTATCAGCCACCAGCGCAAGACGCCGGAAGGCTGGCTGATGAGCATCGCCCGCATGCAGACTATGCACGGCTTGCAGATCAGCGATGACGACCGTCGCACGCTGGTCAAATACCTGGCCGACACCCAGGGCCTGGCGCCGAGCGAAACCGATGGCGTGCGTTATGCCATGGAGCGTCGGCTCAACACGGTCGAGCAGTTCGATGACCAGACCAGCCAGATGTGTGGCCGCTGCCACTCCGGTGCGCGGGTCGCCCTGCAACGGCGTCCGGCCCAGGAATGGGAGCGTTTGGTGAACTTCCACCTTGGGCAATGGCCGTCGCTGGAATACCAGGCACTGTCCCGGGACCGCGACTGGTTCGATATGGCCCGTAAAGAGATGGTGCCGCTGCTGGCCAAGCGTTATCCGCTGGACAACCCGGCCTGGAAAAAATGGCAGAGTGTCGCGCCGAAGGCCGATGCCCTGGTGGGCGACTGGAGCTTTAGCGGTCACTTGCCGGGCAAGGGTGAATTGGCTGGTGTGATGAGCGTCAGCGCCGACGGCAGCGATACCTTCAAGGTCAGCGTCAAGGGCCAATATGCCGACGGCACCCCGTTCAATGGCGACGGCAGTGCGATTCTCTACACCGGCTACGAATGGCGCGGCAACGTGACCATCGATGGCGTGACCATGCGGCAGGTGTTCGCCGCCCAGGGCAATGCGATGCAGGGCCGAATGTTCGAGGCCGAGCATGACGAGCGCGGACTGGACTTCGTCGCGGCCAAGCAGGGTTCCCAGCGTTTGCTGGCCGTGCAGCCGGGCTATCTGAAGGCTGGCAGCGAAACTCAAGTCACCCTGATCGGCAGCGGCCTGACCGGCAAGCCGGACTTCGGCAAAGGCGTGGAGGTGGTTGAAGTCATTGAGCAGAGCCCTGAGCGGATCAAGGTCAAACTCAAGGCTGCCGCCAATGCCCAACCGGGCCTGCGTATGGTCACCGTCGGTGCGTTGAAAGGCCCGAGCCTGTCGGTCTACAGCAAGATCGCCTCGGTCAAAGTCGTGCCGCAATTCTCGGTAGCGCGGATCGGCGAGGGCGGTGGTTCGACGCCGAAAGTCCAGGGTCGTTTCGATGCGGAAGCCTGGGGCAAGGGCGCCGACGGCAAGCCGTACCGCATCGGCGTGTTCCCGGCGCAATGGACAGTCGAGGCCTTCGACGATCGCGCCAAGGAAGACGAAGACGTCAAGTTCGCCGGCACCATGCAGGCCGACACCGGCGTTTTCACCCCGGGCGATGCCGGACCGAACCCGGCACGCAAGATGTCCACCAACAATGCCGGCAACCTCAAGGTGATCGCCGCCGTCGACGACGCAGGGAAATCCCTGACTGGCGAAGGCCACATGATCGTGACCGTGCAACGCTGGAACAATCCACCCATTCCTTGA
- a CDS encoding aldehyde dehydrogenase family protein: protein MSLPNLLPATTAFIQRAPRMLIGADWIEAADGQTMPLHNPATGEELCVVPRATPEDVDRAVLAARQAFDDSAWSRTRPRERQNLLWKLADLMQRDAELLAQLECLNNGKSAAVAQVMDVQLSIDFLRYMAGWATKIEGSTVDVSAPLMPNDQFHSFIRREAVGVVGAIVAWNFPLLLACWKLGPALATGCTVVLKPADETPLTALKLAELVLEAGYPQGVFNVVTGTGITAGSALTHNPLVDKLTFTGSTAVGKQIGKIAMDSMTRVTLELGGKSPTIVMADADLKTAAAGAASAIFFNQGQVCCAGSRLYVQRKHFDNVVADISDIANAMKLGNGLDPSVEMGPLISARQQQRVYGYIEKGRESGATIACGGEQFGPGFFVKPTVIVDVDQKHSLVQEEIFGPVLVAIPFDDEADALRMANDSPYGLGASIWSNDLAAVHRMIPRIKSGSVWVNCHSALDPALPFGGYKMSGVGREMGYAAIEHYTELKSVLIKL from the coding sequence ATGTCGCTCCCAAACCTGCTTCCCGCCACCACGGCATTCATCCAGCGTGCCCCACGCATGCTGATCGGCGCAGACTGGATCGAGGCCGCCGACGGCCAGACCATGCCCCTGCACAACCCGGCCACCGGTGAAGAACTGTGCGTGGTGCCACGGGCCACGCCTGAGGATGTCGACCGCGCCGTGCTCGCCGCCCGCCAGGCCTTCGATGATTCGGCCTGGAGCCGCACTCGCCCGCGGGAGCGGCAGAATCTGTTGTGGAAACTCGCCGACCTGATGCAACGCGACGCCGAGTTGCTGGCGCAACTGGAATGCCTGAACAATGGCAAAAGCGCGGCGGTTGCCCAGGTGATGGATGTGCAGTTGTCCATCGATTTCCTGCGTTACATGGCTGGTTGGGCGACCAAGATCGAAGGCTCCACGGTCGACGTGTCGGCGCCGCTTATGCCTAACGATCAGTTCCACAGTTTTATCCGTCGCGAAGCGGTAGGCGTGGTCGGCGCCATCGTCGCCTGGAACTTCCCGCTGCTGCTGGCCTGCTGGAAACTCGGCCCGGCGCTCGCCACCGGTTGCACCGTCGTCCTCAAACCCGCTGATGAAACCCCGCTCACTGCGCTCAAGCTCGCGGAACTGGTGCTGGAAGCGGGCTATCCGCAAGGCGTATTCAACGTGGTCACCGGCACCGGCATCACGGCGGGTTCCGCCCTGACCCACAACCCGCTGGTGGACAAGCTGACCTTCACTGGCTCAACCGCGGTGGGCAAGCAGATCGGCAAGATCGCCATGGATTCCATGACTCGGGTCACCCTGGAACTGGGCGGTAAATCGCCGACCATTGTCATGGCCGACGCCGACCTGAAGACCGCCGCGGCCGGCGCCGCCAGTGCGATTTTCTTCAACCAGGGCCAGGTCTGCTGCGCGGGTTCCAGGTTGTACGTGCAGCGCAAGCACTTCGACAATGTGGTAGCGGACATCAGCGATATCGCCAACGCCATGAAGCTCGGCAATGGCCTGGACCCGAGCGTCGAGATGGGCCCATTGATTTCAGCGCGTCAGCAGCAACGGGTTTACGGCTACATCGAAAAGGGCCGGGAAAGCGGCGCAACCATCGCCTGTGGCGGTGAGCAATTCGGGCCGGGGTTCTTCGTCAAACCGACAGTCATCGTTGATGTCGATCAGAAGCATTCGCTGGTGCAGGAAGAAATCTTCGGTCCGGTACTGGTGGCCATTCCGTTCGATGACGAGGCCGACGCGTTGCGCATGGCCAACGACAGTCCTTATGGACTGGGTGCGAGCATCTGGTCCAATGATCTGGCAGCGGTGCACCGGATGATTCCGCGAATCAAATCCGGCTCGGTATGGGTCAATTGCCACAGCGCCCTGGACCCGGCACTGCCGTTCGGCGGTTACAAGATGTCGGGGGTCGGGCGTGAAATGGGTTATGCGGCGATTGAGCATTACACCGAGCTGAAGTCGGTGTTGATCAAGTTGTAA